The following coding sequences lie in one Dermacentor variabilis isolate Ectoservices unplaced genomic scaffold, ASM5094787v1 scaffold_18, whole genome shotgun sequence genomic window:
- the LOC142568384 gene encoding uncharacterized protein LOC142568384 isoform X2: MPKNQNTLACYLDKKTRTTQDVHFSAPSQLPKVTQTQATRDNAYEIIGPDHESPQGANNISVAEVSPIPPEVTMTDDTAAIDTETAMSTAAATVYEASSSASASAAVSEGTTPGLVEQHVCYH; encoded by the exons atgccaaaaaatcaaaatacattggcatgttatttggacaagaaaacta ggacaacccaggatgtgcatttctcagcacccagtcaactgccaaaagtgactcaaacacaggccacca gagacaatgcctacgaaattattggccctgatcatgagagccctcaaggggcaaacaacatctctgttgcagaagtgagcccgataccacctgaagttaccatgacagatgacacggcagcaatagatacagagactgccatgtctactgcagctgcaacagtgtacgaggcaagcagcagcgcgtcagcatcagcagcagtgtcagaaggaaccacaccaggcctggtagagcaacatgtgtgctatcactga
- the LOC142568384 gene encoding uncharacterized protein LOC142568384 isoform X1, with translation MPKNQNTLACYLDKKTRTTQDVHFSAPSQLPKVTQTQATSGTRLYHCSAAEIAFTSGFATAVSQHVGDNAYEIIGPDHESPQGANNISVAEVSPIPPEVTMTDDTAAIDTETAMSTAAATVYEASSSASASAAVSEGTTPGLVEQHVCYH, from the exons atgccaaaaaatcaaaatacattggcatgttatttggacaagaaaacta ggacaacccaggatgtgcatttctcagcacccagtcaactgccaaaagtgactcaaacacaggccacca gtggaactcggctgtaccactgcagtgctgcggaaattgccttcaccagcggctttgcaacagctgtttcgcagcatgtcg gagacaatgcctacgaaattattggccctgatcatgagagccctcaaggggcaaacaacatctctgttgcagaagtgagcccgataccacctgaagttaccatgacagatgacacggcagcaatagatacagagactgccatgtctactgcagctgcaacagtgtacgaggcaagcagcagcgcgtcagcatcagcagcagtgtcagaaggaaccacaccaggcctggtagagcaacatgtgtgctatcactga
- the LOC142568322 gene encoding uncharacterized protein LOC142568322: MSHRASSSKPGDVLDLEIGSDDDDFLGEVKSPACSAKPAAQLPQPPSLSAAGAARPLDAPSQPDLTAQLQGDGSSGTASPSPEHRARRADADRPGHPDLRDKLNLIRCHRRRKSKRRRSRSGGDLRSQLSDHRERADHDADEEPRAPAVGAPSGRRRAVFRGGSRAGNGGRRNGRQGFARRRKAYIDLDRPAEEDMDDILAAGPHHAFTATHYRQVVFRQNPGSSAPAPCAHEGP; this comes from the exons ATGAGCCATCGTGCGAG CTCGTCCAAGCCAGGAGACGTCCTCGATCTTGAGATCGGAAGTGATGACGATGACTTTCTCGGTGAAGTTAAGTCCCCCGCGTGTTCAGCGAAACCCGCAGCCCAGCTTCCACAGCCGCCTTCGCTAAGCGCAGCGGGTGCGGCGCGCCCGCTTGACGCACCATCGCAGCCCGACCTCACGGCTCAGCTTCAGGGGGatggcagcagcggcaccgcTTCGCCCTCGCCAGAGCACCGGGCGAGGAGAGCTGACGCAGATCGTCCCGGGCATCCGGACCTGCGGGATAAGTTAAATCTCATCAGGTGCCACCGACGACGGAAGTCCAAGCGCCGGCGATCGCGCTCCGGCGGCGATCTCCGCTCACAGCTCAGCGACCACCGAGAGCGCGCCGATCACGACGCCGACGAAGAGCCAAGAGCGCCAGCGGTGGGGGCCCCGTCGGGAAGGAGGCGAGCAGTGTTTAGGGGCGGAAGCAGGGCAGGAAACGGAGGACGCAGAAACGGGCGCCAAGGATTCGCCCGTCGAAGAAAGGCCTACATAGACCTGGACCGCCCCGCGGAAGAAGACATGGACGACATCCTAGCTGCGGGGCCTCACCATGCGTTCACCGCTACTCATTACCGGCAAGTTGTGTTCCGCCAGAATCCCGGGAGCAGTGCACCGGCTCCTTGCGCGCATGAAGGGCCGTGA